Proteins found in one Oncorhynchus keta strain PuntledgeMale-10-30-2019 chromosome 2, Oket_V2, whole genome shotgun sequence genomic segment:
- the LOC127909343 gene encoding toll-like receptor 4 — MAHLARHHYTIAPIQLCLHERDFEVGKSTTSNIIDEDIMGSRKVIMEVSRHFINSAWCRFEFDVAQSWLVLKGNPIITIIIIILGDVEKRTKKMFELHKYLKRNTCLKWRDNPISSMRFWSHHRKAVISKTINWFCMSSFSVSHAQILRKSPYFNEDSFSILEREINHFQAQVHVLVCGALNGRIGQ, encoded by the exons gcaccactacaccaTTGCTCCCATTCAATTGTGCCTCCACGAGCGGGACTTTGAAGTGGGTAAGTCTACCACCTCCAACATCATAGACGAGGACATTATGGGTAGCCGCAAGGTCATTATGGAAGTGTCGCGCCACTTCATCAACAGCGCATGGTGTCGCTTTGAGTTTGATGTAGCTCAGTCCTGGCTGGTGCTGAAGGGCAAccctatcatcaccatcatcatcatcatactgGGGGATGTGGAGAAGAGGACCAAGAAAATGTTTGAGCTCCACAAATACTTGAAGAGGAACACTTGCCTGAAATGGAGGGACAACCCCATCAGCAGCATGAGATTCTGGAGTCACCACAGGAAGGCTGTCATCTCAAAGACAATAAACTGGTTCTGCATGTCATCATTTTCTGTGTCACATGCTCAGATATTGAGAA aatccccatactttaatgaagacagcttctccatcttAGAGAGGGagatcaaccatttccaggcccaggtacatgtactagtctgtggcgccCTAAATGGCAGAATTGGACAATAA